One Chlamydiales bacterium DNA window includes the following coding sequences:
- a CDS encoding glycosyltransferase family 61 protein, with translation MIKRLILIGIALLLLIALVALFPRVLTWVPVISSEWIGPAKTVTSFNQLQPQEKFHVEEGSKSYSIDGEVYNVSPLTVAVLKDARIYRRAGFVITNQDALYENNANCWDYNGIWQTGVMKRLFLPRVQRYYNERVAVASTQGSQTYYHWMIELMPKILLLKECGCSFDKIYLPKIIEPFQKETLELLGIDKSKWIESDDRTMIKAKEVIVPSRPGAYGWCCHLLTPWIVEKLNSLYPDTGIEPTRKIYISRKRAMRRRILNEDELMKVLEKHHFEVVYFEGLSVKEQVDLIRSAKVVLAPHGGGLTNLIFAHPKITLIEIFHPQQRVFCFKNLAFFKQMNYVSLNSIPQGGEKDSTVNVAEIDEVLTSLVQ, from the coding sequence ATGATAAAACGCCTTATCCTTATCGGAATTGCTTTATTACTATTAATTGCGTTAGTTGCTCTCTTTCCAAGGGTGTTAACATGGGTTCCTGTTATCAGTAGTGAATGGATTGGGCCTGCAAAAACAGTTACAAGCTTTAATCAATTACAACCTCAAGAAAAATTTCATGTTGAAGAGGGCTCTAAGTCTTACTCTATCGATGGTGAAGTATATAACGTATCTCCTTTGACAGTTGCCGTTCTAAAAGATGCTCGTATTTATCGCAGAGCTGGTTTTGTGATCACAAACCAAGATGCTCTTTACGAAAATAATGCAAATTGTTGGGACTATAATGGCATTTGGCAAACAGGTGTTATGAAGCGCCTTTTTCTTCCAAGAGTTCAGCGCTATTATAATGAGCGTGTAGCTGTTGCATCTACTCAGGGCAGTCAAACATATTATCATTGGATGATAGAGCTTATGCCCAAGATTCTTTTACTTAAAGAATGTGGGTGTTCTTTTGATAAAATTTATCTGCCAAAAATTATTGAGCCCTTTCAAAAAGAGACTTTAGAGTTGCTTGGAATCGATAAGTCTAAGTGGATTGAAAGCGATGATAGAACCATGATCAAGGCTAAAGAAGTGATTGTTCCCAGTAGACCGGGTGCTTATGGATGGTGTTGTCACTTACTAACCCCTTGGATTGTGGAAAAACTCAACTCTCTTTATCCAGATACAGGTATAGAGCCTACAAGAAAGATATATATATCAAGAAAGCGCGCTATGCGAAGACGTATTTTAAATGAAGATGAGTTGATGAAAGTGTTAGAAAAGCACCATTTTGAAGTGGTTTACTTTGAAGGACTCTCTGTTAAAGAACAAGTTGATCTGATACGCTCTGCAAAAGTGGTTCTAGCACCCCATGGAGGAGGGCTTACTAATTTAATTTTTGCGCATCCTAAAATTACGCTAATTGAAATTTTTCATCCACAGCAGCGCGTATTCTGCTTTAAGAATTTGGCTTTTTTTAAGCAAATGAACTACGTCTCGCTTAATTCAATTCCTCAAGGAGGAGAGAAAGATAGTACCGTGAATGTTGCTGAGATCGACGAAGTTTTGACTAGTCTAGTACAATAG